The Haloarcula halophila nucleotide sequence GTTGCACAGTAAATGCGGTTTGGTTCCCACGGTCGCTGTCAGCGATCGGCTGGCAGGACTCGATCGGTGTGGGTGGTCGGGGCTTACGGACGGCTCTCCAGCCTGTCGAGCGGGTTCTCGCTCGTGGCGTCGCTGGCGGTGATCGGTTCGGGTTCGGTACTCGCCGGAGCCGTCTGACTGTCGTCGCCCTCGACGGTGTCGGCTGATTCGTCCGTCACAGCCGGGGTCGGATCGGTCGTCTCCGACGCTGACGCGTCCGCCGACTGGGACTGTTGCCAGATGATCGCACCGGCAGCGCCCAGTGCGGCCGTCAGTCCAAGCACTAGCAGTGAAGAGCTGTCCTCGGTCGAGGCTGGCTGTTGGGTCGGTTGCTCCGTCGCTCGTGGGGTTCCGGTCGACGGGGTCCGCGTGGGGACCGGCTGTCGGTTGCTCCCCCGGAGTCGTCGCCAGAGTCCCGATCCGAGGATGCCAAGAACCACACCGGCAGCGAACGACTGGCCGTTGCTCGGTCCGTCGCCACTGGTCAGCGAGACGGCCTTGCCGACCACTGCCCCGACAGCGTCGCCACCTGCCGATTCGGTCGCCGGTTCCGCCGCCTTCTCCGAGAGCGCCTCGGTCTCCTCGCTACTCGCCGCCTGGAGCCTCGACTCCGCGGGTGTCCCCGCGTTGACGTGTGCCTCCATGTCCTGGAAGAACTCGTTGACTAGTTTGTCGGCGACGCTCCCGATGGCGCGTTCGCCCATGCTCGCGATGATCCCGGAGATCTCCGCGTTGGCCTGCCAAGACACCGTCGTCGTCCCGTCGCCGTTGTCGTGAAGCTCCTGCCAGGCGGTCACGTCGAAGGAGTTCCGACTGGCTTCACCTGTCGCCTGTATCTCTAGTCGTTTCGGCCGGTCACACTCCGTCACGATGGCCTCGACGTCGAAGGACGGTTTGACGCTCCCGACACCGACAGAGAGCCCAGCGACGATGTGTGACGGACTCTCCAGTACCATCTTGTTACAGCCGGGGGCACAGTCCAAGAGGATGTCCGGGTCAGTGAAGTACTTCCAGAGCTCCTCGGGCGATCCGTCGACCGTGAATTCGCCGCTGAACTCCATCATCGGCCCGTGTCACCTCCGACTGCACCTGGTCGTCGGCCGGCCGTCTCTGGGTCTGTCGCCGCTCCGTCGTGAAACGATTGCTGTATCATAGTTGTCGTATCCGGTGGGTCGTAACCGTCGCGACTGCCACTGTTCGCAGTGTGATACCGTAACGTGGTCGCCGTTCACACAAATATCTATCGTCGGGCCAGCTAGTCGTCGGCCGGCTGGAGCGGGAGTTCGATGTGGGTCGGATACTCCTCGCTGTGGTGGACGGTGTTCGTGGCGACGTTGTACTCGCGGTCGCCGTACAGCGGCCCGCCGGTGTTGTGGTTCACGTCGTACCGCGGGAAGTTCGACGAGGAGATGTCCAGTCGGATGCGGTGGCCCGCCTTGAACACGTTCGCCGTCGGGTACGGCTCCATGGTGTACTCGTGGACGGCACCGGGCTCGACGAAATCCGGGGTCTCCCGGTAGCCGCGGTAGCGGCCGCGGCAGATGGAGTCCGCCAGGTTGAGCGCGAATCCGTCCTCGAACTCCTGGCTCGGCGGATACTCGTCGATCAGTTTGGCGGTGAAGTCCGTATCGGGCGCGTCGGTCTCGCCGTATACCGTGACGGAGATCGGGCCGGCGATGCGCATCGGTTCCTCCAGTGGCGGTGTCCGGAAGACGAGCACGTCGTCGCGGGTCTCCAGCGGTCTATCGGCTCGCTCGGCCCCGAGCGTGTCCGCTCTCGTCCGCTGATCGTATCCGCCACGGCCGGTCATATCTACCAGATTCCGCTCGGAGAGCGGATACTCCAGGATACTCTCCTCCCGTGGCTCGTAGGTGATATACGACGAGCAGTTCCCGCCCAGCGTCGGCACGGGGTTCTTGGGGTCGAACTCGTAACTCGTGTGTGACTCGGCCTCATTCGGGGCCTCCTGCCGGAGGACACCGTCTTCGTGTGCGTAGAGCGCAGTGAACTCCGTCTCCGGAAGGGGCCAGTCCGACGCGCTCCGCCAGGAGCCACCATGGAAGAGGCGACCGTCGCGGGACTGGTGACCGTCGCCTTCCCCCATCTGGAAGAACTCGACGGTCGACTGGTCGCTCCAGGTGTCCGCGCCTTTCAGGTAGTGATCGAAGAAGTCCAGACGGGTCTGCTGGTAGTCCATCAGCGCTTGCTCGCCGAACTCCAGCTCGCCGGAGTAGGACTTGTTCCAGGACGGCAGCGGGTAGCTGTTCCACCCGTGTGTCCAGGGACCCATGAGGAGGAAGTGGTCGCTGTCCTTGCGCCCGGCCAGCGCCTCGAAGTTGTCACAGGTCGCCTTGGTGTACGAGTCGTACCAGGCGCCCGCGTAGACGGTGGGCACGTCCGCGCTCTCGTCGTAGTAGGCCTCGAAGTTGATCCCGGGGGACTGCCAGAGCTCGTCGTTGGCGTTCCCCGAGGTCATGATGTCGAACGTCCACTCCTCGTAGTCCGGGATGTGTTTGAGCGGTGATTGGCCGGGCTGGATCGGTCCGTCTTCGAGCACCTCCCGAACGTCGACGTTGGCGAGTGCCTGCTGGATGTCGTCGTCTTCGAGCGCGCGCTTGGCGAACCCGCCGC carries:
- a CDS encoding CocE/NonD family hydrolase, whose amino-acid sequence is MRSEPAYGVQAELNVSVEMRDGTVLAADIYRPTDPETGDPISEPKPALLDRTPYGKRGRMERHGEWYAKRGYVVAVQDCRGRFESEGDFYIFKNEAEDGHDTVEWLADRPYCDGQVGTFGTSYGAWVQSALATQDPPHLEAMFVNQGAANGRKATFRHNGAFELRWLCWALTLGGGFAKRALEDDDIQQALANVDVREVLEDGPIQPGQSPLKHIPDYEEWTFDIMTSGNANDELWQSPGINFEAYYDESADVPTVYAGAWYDSYTKATCDNFEALAGRKDSDHFLLMGPWTHGWNSYPLPSWNKSYSGELEFGEQALMDYQQTRLDFFDHYLKGADTWSDQSTVEFFQMGEGDGHQSRDGRLFHGGSWRSASDWPLPETEFTALYAHEDGVLRQEAPNEAESHTSYEFDPKNPVPTLGGNCSSYITYEPREESILEYPLSERNLVDMTGRGGYDQRTRADTLGAERADRPLETRDDVLVFRTPPLEEPMRIAGPISVTVYGETDAPDTDFTAKLIDEYPPSQEFEDGFALNLADSICRGRYRGYRETPDFVEPGAVHEYTMEPYPTANVFKAGHRIRLDISSSNFPRYDVNHNTGGPLYGDREYNVATNTVHHSEEYPTHIELPLQPADD
- a CDS encoding CoxG family protein gives rise to the protein MMEFSGEFTVDGSPEELWKYFTDPDILLDCAPGCNKMVLESPSHIVAGLSVGVGSVKPSFDVEAIVTECDRPKRLEIQATGEASRNSFDVTAWQELHDNGDGTTTVSWQANAEISGIIASMGERAIGSVADKLVNEFFQDMEAHVNAGTPAESRLQAASSEETEALSEKAAEPATESAGGDAVGAVVGKAVSLTSGDGPSNGQSFAAGVVLGILGSGLWRRLRGSNRQPVPTRTPSTGTPRATEQPTQQPASTEDSSSLLVLGLTAALGAAGAIIWQQSQSADASASETTDPTPAVTDESADTVEGDDSQTAPASTEPEPITASDATSENPLDRLESRP